A stretch of the Vigna radiata var. radiata cultivar VC1973A chromosome 7, Vradiata_ver6, whole genome shotgun sequence genome encodes the following:
- the LOC106765551 gene encoding putative clathrin assembly protein At2g25430: MASSTIRKAIGVVKDQTSISIAKVAGNLAPDLEVLIVKATSHEEVPADDKYIREILTLTSHSRGYISASLITISKRLTKTRDWIVAVKALMLVHRLLVDGHPAFEEEIVHATGRGTRILNMSDFRDEAHSSSWDHAGFVRLYALYLDEKVEFVAYRRKLRGGVESEEFREEREDESNKRSEVTPVREMRAERVLERLKHLLKMLDRVLGCRPIGAAKNNRLVLVALYQVVRDSFKLYIEVCDVLGVLLDRFTEMEYVHCVKAFDSYVGAAKMMDELVGFYGWCKDTGIARSSEYPEVQRITDKLLGTLEGFLKEMSNRSKSPERKLEMKVITANESEPEENMNEVKALPAPESEGFRAPEAPSVAKPNKVVGSEKETSDLVDLRDDGVSADDQGNKMALALFSGPATVKGEGSWEAFPSNEESEVKSAWETAAAEVGKADWEVALVENSSKLSKQKAELAGGFDPLLLNGMYDQGAVRQHVSTSELSGGSASSVALPGLGKRGTPILALPAPDGTVKAVGAQDPFAASLSVPPPSYVQIADMDRKQQLLVQEQQVWKQYGMDGMQGQVGLTRVGGAPPGYYVTAPQPVMPYGMPQFGGYYYQAPFY; the protein is encoded by the coding sequence ATGGCATCGAGCACAATCCGCAAGGCGATCGGTGTGGTGAAGGACCAAACCAGCATCAGCATAGCCAAAGTCGCAGGTAATTTGGCCCCTGACCTCGAAGTCTTGATCGTCAAAGCCACAAGCCATGAAGAGGTTCCTGCTGATGACAAATACATCAGAGAAATCCTCACTTTGACATCGCATTCCAGAGGCTACATCAGTGCTTCTCTGATCACCATTTCCAAGAGGCTTACAAAGACTCGTGATTGGATTGTGGCTGTTAAGGCTCTTATGCTTGTTCATAGACTCCTGGTGGATGGTCATCCCGCGTTTGAGGAGGAGATCGTGCATGCCACGGGCCGAGGGACCAGGATTCTCAACATGTCTGATTTCAGAGATGAGGCGCATTCTAGTTCTTGGGATCACGCAGGGTTCGTGAGGCTTTACGCGTTGTATCTTGATGAGAAGGTTGAGTTTGTGGCGTATCGGAGGAAGCTCAGAGGCGGTGTTGAATCTGAGGAGTTTAGGGAAGAGAGAGAGGACGAGAGTAATAAGAGGAGTGAGGTTACTCCTGTGAGGGAAATGAGAGCTGAGAGGGTTTTGGAAAGGTTGAAGCATTTGCTGAAGATGCTTGATCGTGTCTTGGGCTGTAGGCCCATTGGTGCTGCCAAGAACAATAGGTTGGTGCTAGTTGCGCTTTACCAGGTTGTGAGGGATAGTTTTAAGTTGTATATTGAGGTTTGTGATGTTTTGGGGGTGTTGTTGGATCGGTTCACGGAGATGGAGTATGTGCATTGTGTGAAGGCTTTTGATTCCTATGTGGGTGCTGCCAAGATGATGGATGAGTTGGTGGGGTTCTATGGTTGGTGTAAGGATACGGGAATCGCAAGGTCTTCTGAGTACCCTGAAGTGCAGAGGATCACTGACAAGCTTCTGGGGACGCTGGAGGGTTTCTTGAAGGAGATGAGTAACAGGTCAAAGAGCCCCGAGAGGAAATTAGAGATGAAGGTAATAACTGCGAATGAGTCAGAGCCAGAGGAAAATATGAATGAGGTGAAGGCTCTTCCAGCACCGGAAAGTGAGGGTTTCAGAGCTCCAGAAGCACCTTCAGTTGCAAAGCCGAATAAGGTGGTTGGTTCTGAAAAGGAGACAAGTGATCTGGTGGATCTCAGGGATGATGGGGTTTCAGCTGACGATCAAGGGAATAAGATGGCTTTGGCATTGTTCTCTGGGCCTGCAACAGTGAAGGGTGAAGGTTCCTGGGAGGCATTTCCTTCAAACGAGGAATCAGAAGTGAAATCTGCATGGGAAACAGCAGCTGCTGAAGTTGGTAAAGCAGATTGGGAAGTGGCATTGGTGGAGAATAGTAGTAAGTTGTCAAAGCAGAAGGCTGAATTGGCAGGGGGGTTTGATCCGTTGTTACTGAACGGGATGTATGATCAAGGGGCTGTGAGGCAACACGTTAGCACAAGTGAGCTAAGTGGCGGCAGTGCTAGTAGTGTGGCACTGCCTGGACTTGGGAAGAGGGGAACTCCAATTCTGGCTTTGCCTGCTCCGGATGGAACAGTTAAAGCTGTAGGAGCGCAGGATCCTTTTGCAGCATCGTTATCGGTGCCGCCACCTTCATACGTGCAAATCGCAGACATGGATAGGAAGCAGCAGTTGCTTGTGCAGGAGCAACAGGTGTGGAAGCAATATGGGATGGATGGGATGCAAGGGCAAGTGGGTTTGACTAGAGTTGGTGGTGCTCCTCCTGGTTACTATGTCACTGCACCGCAACCTGTGATGCCTTATGGAATGCCACAATTTGGAGGCTATTATTACCAAGCACCCTTTTATTGA
- the LOC106765581 gene encoding BRCA1-associated protein, which translates to MFLLRVHSVDADHPLDPQTIFRSHSQSNNPKFSERRGALHLFRTSPRSSLPTQTSPSTLLFILAVPNYLSFHDFIPFCGPHLDNFYHLLFIRNDGTEDRYSVLIKFADQFAADEFYSYFNGRKFSPAEAEVCHILFLQSVEYSEYAEVAGTPPPGCTEIPTCPVCLERLDPDTSGIMTTLCDHSFQCPCVSKWTYLSCQVCQFCQQQDEKPNCFICGTIDDLWVCMICGFVGCGRYKEGHAIQHWKDTQHCYSLDFKTQQIWDYVGDSYVHRLNQNQSKIDGKLEETNFRCMSLEGDCDTCECPEDLGINGALFNSKVETIVDEYNRLLTSQLETQRQYYESLLVEARSKMESSMTEAVEKAAASEMQDIQNELEKWTEERNAIAEVNQKLIKNQEIWRKKVKEAEEREAASTKAMNERIIDLEEQIRDIKIFLEAQKTIDKMSDSNGIKDGTVLPVAYESSPGHKKRNKKSGRRRN; encoded by the exons ATGTTTTTGCTCCGCGTCCACTCAGTGGACGCCGACCACCCTCTCGATCCCCAAACCATCTTCCGATCCCATTCCCAATCCAACAACCCTAAATTCAGCGAACGCAGAGGCGCACTCCACTTGTTCCGAACCTCTCCCCGCTCCTCCCTCCCAACCCAAACCTCCCCCTCCACTCTCCTTTTCATCCTCGCCGTCCCCAACTACCTCTCCTTCCACGACTTCATCCCCTTCTGCGGGCCCCACCTCGACAACTTTTACCACCTTCTCTTCATCAG GAACGACGGCACGGAAGATCGCTATAGCGTGTTGATAAAGTTTGCCGATCAGTTCGCCGCCGATGAATTTTACAGCTATTTCAATGGCAGGAAATTTTCTCCCGCCGAG GCAGAGGTGTgccatattttgtttttgcaatcCGTGGAGTATTCGGAGTATGCAGAAGTCGCTGGGACTCCTCCTCCTGGTTGTACGGAAATACCAACTTGCCCAGTTTGTCTTG AGAGGTTGGACCCTGATACAAGTGGAATAATGACAACACTTTGTGATCACTCATTTCAATGCCCATGTGTCTCCAAATGGACGTACTTGTCTTGCCAG GTTTGTCAATTCTGTCAGCAACAGGATGAGAAACCAAATTGTTTCATTTGTGGAACTATAGATGATCTTTGGGTTTGTATGATTTGTGGGTTTGTTGGATGTGGAAG ATATAAAGAAGGGCATGCTATTCAGCATTGGAAAGATACTCAGCATTGCTATTCTCTTGATTTTAAAACACAACAAATTTGGGATTATGTGGGTGACAGCTATGTACACCGATTGAACCAGAACCAATCTAAAATTGATGGCAAGTTGGAGGAGACGAATTTTCGCTGTATGTCACTGGAAGGAGATTGTGATACGTGTGAATGTCCTGAAGATTTAGGAATTAACGGGGCCCTTTTCAACAGCAAAGTTGAAACA ATTGTGGATGAATACAACCGTCTTCTTACGTCTCAGTTGGAGACACAAAGACAA TATTATGAATCTTTACTAGTAGAGGCAAGAAGTAAAATGGAAAGTTCCATGACTGAAGCAGTGGAGAAAGCTGCAGCTTCTGAAATGCAAGATATCCAAAATGAACTGGAAAAGTGGACAGAAGAAAGAAATGCCATTGCTGAG GTCAATCAGAAACTCATAAAAAATCAAGAGATTTGGCGAAAGAAAGTTAAAGAGGCTGAAGAGAG GGAAGCTGCATCAACTAAAGCGATGAATGAGAGGATAATTGATTTGGAGGAACAG ATTAGAGATATCAAGATCTTTCTGGAAGCGcaaaaaacaattgataaaatgtCAGATTCAAATGGAATCAAGGATGGAACAGTCCTACCTGTGGCTTATGAGTCTTCTCCAGGTcacaaaaagagaaataaaaagtcTGGTCGAAGGCGGAATTAG
- the LOC106768445 gene encoding topless-related protein 4 isoform X2 has protein sequence MSSLSRELVFLILQFLDEEKFKETVHKLEQESGFFFNMRYFEDMVTNGEWDEVEKYLSGFTKVDDNRYSMKIFFEIRKQKYLEALDKQDRAKAVEILVKDLKVFAAFNEELFKEITQLLTLDNFRHNEQLSKYGDTKSARGIMLAELKKLIEANPLFRDKLQFPTLKNSRLRTLINQSLNWQHQLCKNPRPNPDIKTLFVDHSCGQPNGARAPSPVTNPLMGAVPKAGGFPPLGAHGPTPAALPTSLAGWMANPSPVPHPSASAGPIGLAAANTAAAILKRPRTPPTNNPAMDYQTADSDHVLKRTRPFGISDEVSNLPVNLLPVAYSSQSHGQSSYSSDDLPKTVVMTLSQGSIVKSMDFHPLQQILLLVGTSMGDVMVWDIGSRERIAHKNFKVWELGACSVALQASLSNDYSASVNRVVWSPDGTLCSVAYSKHIVHIYSYHGGDDLRNHLEIEAHTGSVNDLAFSYPNKQLCVVTCGEDRIIKVWDAVTGAKQYTFEGHEAPVYSVCPHHKESIQFIFSTATDGKIKAWLYDNMGSRVDYDAPGHSSTTMAYSADGTRLFSCGTNKEGESYLVEWNESEGAVKRTYHGLGKRSAGVVQFDTTKNRFLVAGDEFMIKFWDMDNTNLLTSVDADGGLQASPCIRFNKDGILLAVSTNDNGVKILANAEGIRLLRTVENRTFDASRVASAAVVKAPTIGAFPSTNVTVGTSLAERAPPVAAMVGINNDTRSLADVKPRIVDEAVDKSKIWKLTEINEPSQCRSLKLPDSLSSMRVSRLIYTNQGVAILALATNAVHKLWKWQRNERNPSGKASANILPQLWQPSSGMLMTNDISDTNPEDAVSCFALSKNDSYVLSASGGKISLFNMMTFKTMTTFMPPPPAATFLAFHPQDNNIIAIGMDDSSIQIYNVRVDEVKTKLKGHQKRITGLAFSHVLNVLVSSGADSQLCVWSTDGWEKQASRFLQMPSGRPPAPLADTRVQFHQDQTHLLAVHETQIALYEAPKLECIKQFSSRENNPITHATYSCDSQSIYVSFEDGSVGILTVPALRLRCRISQTAYLHPNPSLRVYPVVIAAHPSEPNQFALGLTDGGVHVLEPLETEAKWGTPPPNENGAGPSTTSGAAASEQPQR, from the exons ATGTCTTCCCTCAGCAGAGAACTTGTTTTTCTCATACTTCAGTTTCTAGATGAAGAGAAATTTAAGGAGACTGTTCACAA ATTGGAGCAAGAATCAGGATTTTTCTTCAACATGAGGTATTTTGAGGATATGGTGACGAATGGAGAGTGGGATGAGGTGGAGAAGTACTTGTCTGGTTTTACCAAGGTGGATGACAACAGATACTCCATGAAGATTTTCTTTGAGATACGGAAGCAGAAGTACTTAGAAGCATTGGACAA GCAAGATCGAGCAAAAGCTGTTGAGATTTTAGTGAAGGACTTAAAAGTATTTGCTGCATTTAATGAAGAGCTTTTTAAGGAAATCACACAGTTGTTGACTTTGGATAACTTTAG ACATAATGAACAACTATCAAAGTATGGAGATACAAAATCTGCCAGAGGCATAATGCTGGCTGAACTGAAGAAATTAATAGAAGCTAACCCCCTGTTTCGTGATAAACTTCAATTTCCAACCTTAAAGAACTCCAGATTACGGACACTAATTAATCAGAG TTTAAATTGGCAGCATCAACTTTGTAAGAACCCAAGGCCTAACCCTGACATAAAGACCCTTTTTGTGGACCATAGTTGTGGCCAACCAAATGGTGCGCGAGCCCCATCCCCTGTTACCAATCCATTAATGGGCGCTGTCCCAAAGGCTGGAGGTTTCCCACCACTTGGTGCTCATGGT CCCACGCCAGCCGCTCTTCCGACATCCCTTGCTGGCTGGATGGCAAACCCTTCTCCTGTTCCACACCCTTCAGCTTCTGCTGGACCCATAGGTTTGGCCGCAGCTAATACTGCAG CGGCTATTTTAAAGCGCCCCAGAACCCCTCCTACCAATAACCCAGCTATGGACTATCAAACTGCAGATTCAGATCATGTATTGAAGAGAACAAGACCTTTTGGAATATCAGATGAA GTCAGTAATCTACCAGTAAATTTGCTTCCGGTTGCATACTCGAGCCAGAGCCATGGTCAGAGCTCTTATTCCTCTGACGACTTGCCCAAGACTGTTGTGATGACTCTCAGCCAAGGTTCAATTGTCAAAAGTATGGATTTCCACCCACTTCAGCAAATTCTACTTCTTG TTGGAACAAGCATGGGTGATGTCATGGTGTGGGATATAGGCAGCCGTGAAAGGATTgcacataaaaattttaaagtctGGGAACTTGGAGCATGCTCTGTAGCTTTACAA GCATCTCTTTCTAATGATTACTCGGCATCAGTCAACCGGGTGGTGTGGAGCCCTGATGGAACACTTTGCA GTGTTGCTTATTCTAAACATATTGTTCACATATATTCATATCATGGTGGGGATGATCTAAGAAACCACCTGGAG ATTGAAGCTCATACTGGGAGTGTCAATGATCTTGCTTTTTCTTATCCAAACAAACAGCTCTGTGTTGTGACCTGTGGAGAGGATAGGATCATTAAG GTATGGGATGCTGTTACTGGTGCAAAACAGTATACTTTTGAGGGTCACGAAGCTCCCGTATACTCTGTATGCCCTCATCACAAAGAAAGTATTCAG TTCATCTTCTCAACTGCAACTGATGGAAAAATAAAGGCATGGTTGTATGATAACATGGGTTCTAGGGTTGACTATGATGCACCTGGTCATTCATCTACTACAATGGCATATAGTGCTGATGGAACAAG ACTGTTCTCATGTGGCACGAATAAAGAAGGAGAATCATATCTAGTGGAATGGAATGAAAGTGAAGGAGCTGTGAAGCGTACATATCATGGTCTTGGGAAGAGATCCGCAGGTGTTGTTCAATTTGATACTACTAAGAATCGGTTCTTGGTTGCTGGTGATGAGTTTATGATCAAATTCTGGGACATGGATAATACAAACTTGTTAACAAGTGTTGATGCGGATGGGGGATTACAG GCATCTCCCTGTATTAGATTTAACAAGGATGGAATATTGTTGGCTGTCTCCACAAATGACAATGGAGTTAAAATTCTTGCCAATGCGGAAGGAATTAGGCTGCTTCGGACAGTGGAGAATCGTACATTTGATGCTTCTAGAGTTGCTTCTGCGGCTGTTGTGAAG GCACCTACTATTGGAGCTTTTCCTTCTACCAATGTAACTGTTGGAACAAGCCTTGCCGAGAGAGCTCCTCCTGTAGCAGCAATGGTTGGGATT AATAATGATACACGAAGTTTAGCTGATGTGAAACCAAGAATTGTTGATGAAGCTGTGGATAAATCTAAGATATGGAAGCTGACAGAAATTAATGAACCGTCACAGTGCCGCTCCCTGAAACTTCCTGATAGTTTGTCATCAATGAGG GTTTCTAGGTTAATTTATACAAATCAGGGGGTTGCAATTTTGGCCTTGGCAACAAATGCTGTTCACAAGCTTTGGAAATGGCAGAGAAATGAGCGGAATCCTTCCGGGAAG GCATCTGCAAACATTCTACCACAACTATGGCAACCATCTAGTGGAATGTTGATGACTAATGATATAAGTGATACTAACCCAGAGGATGCTGTGTCATGCTTTGCGCTGTCAAAGAATGACTCATATGTTCTGTCTGCTTCAGGGGGGAAAATTTCCCTGTTTAATATGATGACCTTTAAG ACAATGACAACTTTCATGCCGCCTCCACCAGCTGCTACATTTCTTGCATTTCATCCTCAAGACAACAATATTATTGCCATTGGCATGGATGACTCTtccatacaaatatataatgttCGAGTGGATGAG GTCAAAACCAAGCTAAAAGGTCATCAGAAGAGAATCACCGGTCTTGCCTTTTCTCACGTTCTCAATGTGCTTGTATCATCCGGAGCTGATTCTCAG TTGTGTGTTTGGAGCACAGATGGATGGGAAAAACAAGCAAGTAGGTTCCTACAGATGCCCAGTGGGCGACCTCCAGCACCTCTTGCAGATACTCGGGTCCAATTTCATCAAGACCAGACACATTTACTGGCTGTTCATGAAACTCAAATAGCCTTATACGAGGCACCAAAGTTGGAATGTATAAAGCAG TTTTCGTCGCGGGAAAATAATCCAATCACACATGCAACATACTCGTGCGATAGTCAGTCAATATATGTAAGCTTTGAGGATGGAAGTGTTGGCATTCTTACTGTCCCGGCGCTCAGATTAAGATGTAGAATTAGTCAAACTGCTTATCTCCATCCCAACCCAAG CTTGAGAGTGTATCCAGTTGTGATTGCTGCACATCCCTCTGAACCAAATCAATTTGCTTTAGGACTTACGGATGGGGGAGTACATGTACTTGAACCCCTAGAGACAGAAGCAAAATGGGGTACTCCACCTCCAAACGAGAACGGTGCTGGTCCTAGCACTACTTCAGGTGCGGCTGCTTCAGAGCAACCCCAAAGATGA
- the LOC106768445 gene encoding topless-related protein 4 isoform X1, giving the protein MSSLSRELVFLILQFLDEEKFKETVHKLEQESGFFFNMRYFEDMVTNGEWDEVEKYLSGFTKVDDNRYSMKIFFEIRKQKYLEALDKQDRAKAVEILVKDLKVFAAFNEELFKEITQLLTLDNFRHNEQLSKYGDTKSARGIMLAELKKLIEANPLFRDKLQFPTLKNSRLRTLINQSLNWQHQLCKNPRPNPDIKTLFVDHSCGQPNGARAPSPVTNPLMGAVPKAGGFPPLGAHGPFQPTPAALPTSLAGWMANPSPVPHPSASAGPIGLAAANTAAAILKRPRTPPTNNPAMDYQTADSDHVLKRTRPFGISDEVSNLPVNLLPVAYSSQSHGQSSYSSDDLPKTVVMTLSQGSIVKSMDFHPLQQILLLVGTSMGDVMVWDIGSRERIAHKNFKVWELGACSVALQASLSNDYSASVNRVVWSPDGTLCSVAYSKHIVHIYSYHGGDDLRNHLEIEAHTGSVNDLAFSYPNKQLCVVTCGEDRIIKVWDAVTGAKQYTFEGHEAPVYSVCPHHKESIQFIFSTATDGKIKAWLYDNMGSRVDYDAPGHSSTTMAYSADGTRLFSCGTNKEGESYLVEWNESEGAVKRTYHGLGKRSAGVVQFDTTKNRFLVAGDEFMIKFWDMDNTNLLTSVDADGGLQASPCIRFNKDGILLAVSTNDNGVKILANAEGIRLLRTVENRTFDASRVASAAVVKAPTIGAFPSTNVTVGTSLAERAPPVAAMVGINNDTRSLADVKPRIVDEAVDKSKIWKLTEINEPSQCRSLKLPDSLSSMRVSRLIYTNQGVAILALATNAVHKLWKWQRNERNPSGKASANILPQLWQPSSGMLMTNDISDTNPEDAVSCFALSKNDSYVLSASGGKISLFNMMTFKTMTTFMPPPPAATFLAFHPQDNNIIAIGMDDSSIQIYNVRVDEVKTKLKGHQKRITGLAFSHVLNVLVSSGADSQLCVWSTDGWEKQASRFLQMPSGRPPAPLADTRVQFHQDQTHLLAVHETQIALYEAPKLECIKQFSSRENNPITHATYSCDSQSIYVSFEDGSVGILTVPALRLRCRISQTAYLHPNPSLRVYPVVIAAHPSEPNQFALGLTDGGVHVLEPLETEAKWGTPPPNENGAGPSTTSGAAASEQPQR; this is encoded by the exons ATGTCTTCCCTCAGCAGAGAACTTGTTTTTCTCATACTTCAGTTTCTAGATGAAGAGAAATTTAAGGAGACTGTTCACAA ATTGGAGCAAGAATCAGGATTTTTCTTCAACATGAGGTATTTTGAGGATATGGTGACGAATGGAGAGTGGGATGAGGTGGAGAAGTACTTGTCTGGTTTTACCAAGGTGGATGACAACAGATACTCCATGAAGATTTTCTTTGAGATACGGAAGCAGAAGTACTTAGAAGCATTGGACAA GCAAGATCGAGCAAAAGCTGTTGAGATTTTAGTGAAGGACTTAAAAGTATTTGCTGCATTTAATGAAGAGCTTTTTAAGGAAATCACACAGTTGTTGACTTTGGATAACTTTAG ACATAATGAACAACTATCAAAGTATGGAGATACAAAATCTGCCAGAGGCATAATGCTGGCTGAACTGAAGAAATTAATAGAAGCTAACCCCCTGTTTCGTGATAAACTTCAATTTCCAACCTTAAAGAACTCCAGATTACGGACACTAATTAATCAGAG TTTAAATTGGCAGCATCAACTTTGTAAGAACCCAAGGCCTAACCCTGACATAAAGACCCTTTTTGTGGACCATAGTTGTGGCCAACCAAATGGTGCGCGAGCCCCATCCCCTGTTACCAATCCATTAATGGGCGCTGTCCCAAAGGCTGGAGGTTTCCCACCACTTGGTGCTCATGGT CCATTTCAGCCCACGCCAGCCGCTCTTCCGACATCCCTTGCTGGCTGGATGGCAAACCCTTCTCCTGTTCCACACCCTTCAGCTTCTGCTGGACCCATAGGTTTGGCCGCAGCTAATACTGCAG CGGCTATTTTAAAGCGCCCCAGAACCCCTCCTACCAATAACCCAGCTATGGACTATCAAACTGCAGATTCAGATCATGTATTGAAGAGAACAAGACCTTTTGGAATATCAGATGAA GTCAGTAATCTACCAGTAAATTTGCTTCCGGTTGCATACTCGAGCCAGAGCCATGGTCAGAGCTCTTATTCCTCTGACGACTTGCCCAAGACTGTTGTGATGACTCTCAGCCAAGGTTCAATTGTCAAAAGTATGGATTTCCACCCACTTCAGCAAATTCTACTTCTTG TTGGAACAAGCATGGGTGATGTCATGGTGTGGGATATAGGCAGCCGTGAAAGGATTgcacataaaaattttaaagtctGGGAACTTGGAGCATGCTCTGTAGCTTTACAA GCATCTCTTTCTAATGATTACTCGGCATCAGTCAACCGGGTGGTGTGGAGCCCTGATGGAACACTTTGCA GTGTTGCTTATTCTAAACATATTGTTCACATATATTCATATCATGGTGGGGATGATCTAAGAAACCACCTGGAG ATTGAAGCTCATACTGGGAGTGTCAATGATCTTGCTTTTTCTTATCCAAACAAACAGCTCTGTGTTGTGACCTGTGGAGAGGATAGGATCATTAAG GTATGGGATGCTGTTACTGGTGCAAAACAGTATACTTTTGAGGGTCACGAAGCTCCCGTATACTCTGTATGCCCTCATCACAAAGAAAGTATTCAG TTCATCTTCTCAACTGCAACTGATGGAAAAATAAAGGCATGGTTGTATGATAACATGGGTTCTAGGGTTGACTATGATGCACCTGGTCATTCATCTACTACAATGGCATATAGTGCTGATGGAACAAG ACTGTTCTCATGTGGCACGAATAAAGAAGGAGAATCATATCTAGTGGAATGGAATGAAAGTGAAGGAGCTGTGAAGCGTACATATCATGGTCTTGGGAAGAGATCCGCAGGTGTTGTTCAATTTGATACTACTAAGAATCGGTTCTTGGTTGCTGGTGATGAGTTTATGATCAAATTCTGGGACATGGATAATACAAACTTGTTAACAAGTGTTGATGCGGATGGGGGATTACAG GCATCTCCCTGTATTAGATTTAACAAGGATGGAATATTGTTGGCTGTCTCCACAAATGACAATGGAGTTAAAATTCTTGCCAATGCGGAAGGAATTAGGCTGCTTCGGACAGTGGAGAATCGTACATTTGATGCTTCTAGAGTTGCTTCTGCGGCTGTTGTGAAG GCACCTACTATTGGAGCTTTTCCTTCTACCAATGTAACTGTTGGAACAAGCCTTGCCGAGAGAGCTCCTCCTGTAGCAGCAATGGTTGGGATT AATAATGATACACGAAGTTTAGCTGATGTGAAACCAAGAATTGTTGATGAAGCTGTGGATAAATCTAAGATATGGAAGCTGACAGAAATTAATGAACCGTCACAGTGCCGCTCCCTGAAACTTCCTGATAGTTTGTCATCAATGAGG GTTTCTAGGTTAATTTATACAAATCAGGGGGTTGCAATTTTGGCCTTGGCAACAAATGCTGTTCACAAGCTTTGGAAATGGCAGAGAAATGAGCGGAATCCTTCCGGGAAG GCATCTGCAAACATTCTACCACAACTATGGCAACCATCTAGTGGAATGTTGATGACTAATGATATAAGTGATACTAACCCAGAGGATGCTGTGTCATGCTTTGCGCTGTCAAAGAATGACTCATATGTTCTGTCTGCTTCAGGGGGGAAAATTTCCCTGTTTAATATGATGACCTTTAAG ACAATGACAACTTTCATGCCGCCTCCACCAGCTGCTACATTTCTTGCATTTCATCCTCAAGACAACAATATTATTGCCATTGGCATGGATGACTCTtccatacaaatatataatgttCGAGTGGATGAG GTCAAAACCAAGCTAAAAGGTCATCAGAAGAGAATCACCGGTCTTGCCTTTTCTCACGTTCTCAATGTGCTTGTATCATCCGGAGCTGATTCTCAG TTGTGTGTTTGGAGCACAGATGGATGGGAAAAACAAGCAAGTAGGTTCCTACAGATGCCCAGTGGGCGACCTCCAGCACCTCTTGCAGATACTCGGGTCCAATTTCATCAAGACCAGACACATTTACTGGCTGTTCATGAAACTCAAATAGCCTTATACGAGGCACCAAAGTTGGAATGTATAAAGCAG TTTTCGTCGCGGGAAAATAATCCAATCACACATGCAACATACTCGTGCGATAGTCAGTCAATATATGTAAGCTTTGAGGATGGAAGTGTTGGCATTCTTACTGTCCCGGCGCTCAGATTAAGATGTAGAATTAGTCAAACTGCTTATCTCCATCCCAACCCAAG CTTGAGAGTGTATCCAGTTGTGATTGCTGCACATCCCTCTGAACCAAATCAATTTGCTTTAGGACTTACGGATGGGGGAGTACATGTACTTGAACCCCTAGAGACAGAAGCAAAATGGGGTACTCCACCTCCAAACGAGAACGGTGCTGGTCCTAGCACTACTTCAGGTGCGGCTGCTTCAGAGCAACCCCAAAGATGA